One Alnus glutinosa chromosome 3, dhAlnGlut1.1, whole genome shotgun sequence genomic region harbors:
- the LOC133864218 gene encoding coatomer subunit beta'-1-like: MSVSLKIEKEYVQNSERVKSVDFHPSEPWILLSLYSGSLCIWNYQSQTVEKSFKITESPVRSAKFIAREQWIVAGGDDKFIRVYNYKTLEKIKEFEAHEDYIRCVAVHPTLPYVLSASDDKLIKLWDWEKGWECTQIFEGHSHYVMQVAFNPKDTLSFASSSLDGTIKAWNVGSPAPNFTLDGHLKGVNCVDYFTGGDEPKLVTGSDDFTAKVWDYHGKTCLQTLEGHKHNVTSVCAHPELPIIITGSEDGTICIWDACTYRLENTLNYDLGRVWDVGYKKGSNQIAFGCDNGTVVINISST, encoded by the exons ATG TCTGTCTCACTCAAAATTGAG AAAGAATACGTTCAAAATTCAGAAAGAGTAAAATCTGTGGATTTTCATCCAAGTGAGCCATG GATTCTACTAAGTTTGTATTCGGGATCACTATGTATCTGGAACTACCAATCACAG ACTGTGGAGAAATCTTTCAAGATCACTGAGTCACCAG TCAGGTCAGCAAAGTTCATAGCACGGGAGCAGTGGATTGTTGCTGGAGGAGATGACAAGTTTATTCGCGTATACAATTATAAGACACTAGAAAAGATCAAGGAGTTTGAGGCACATGAAGATTACATTAGGTGTGTGGCCGTCCATCCTACCCTTCCATATGTGCTGTCAGCGTCGGATGACAAGCTTATAAAGCTTTGGGATTGGGAGAAGGGTTGGGAGTGTACTCAGATCTTTGAGGGGCATTCACATTATGTGATGCAAGTTGCCTTTAATCCAAAAGACACCCTTTCTTTTGCAAGTTCATCACTTGATGGCACCATTAAg GCATGGAATGTTGGCTCTCCTGCTCCAAATTTTACATTAGATGGCCATTTGAAAGGTGTCAACTGCGTTGATTACTTCACAGGCGGTGATGAACCAAAATTGGTAACTGGTTCTGATGATTTTACTGCTAAG GTGTGGGACTATCATGGCAAAACTTGTCTGCAAACGCTAGAAGGCCACAAGCACAATGTTACATCGGTGTGTGCTCATCCAGAGCTTCCCATAATTATTACAGGTTCTGAGGATGGGACTATTTGCATTTGGGACGCATGCACCTATAG GCTTGAGAACACATTGAACTATGATCTTGGAAGAGTTTGGGATGTTGGATACAAGAAAGGATCAAACCA GATTGCATTTGGTTGTGACAATGGAACAGTTGTGATCAATATTAGCAGTACTTAA